Genomic window (Deinococcus detaillensis):
GTCCACCGTGGAAACCGCCCGTCTGCGGGGTCAGGATCCCGTCGACGTCTTGATGTCCTTGCGCTGCTGACCTTCTACAAGCCGCTAATCAGATACGTTTTTTGTTTCGCTCCAGTTAGTCCACCAAAAAGAGCTTCTTTTTTGACAAATGCCCCAAGAGAAGCGCCCTCTCAAGTCTCAGTTGTTCTGAGACAGATGAACACTTGTTCGATTGTCTTCAACTCCGGTTCCTCTACTGGTAACCGGATCTCATAAAAGGAGAACACTATGTCTACGCTCTTCCGTTCCAGTTTACTTCTTTCACTGTGCAGTTTGATGATTCTTCCGCTGGCCCAAGCCCGCACGCTCAAAGACATCAAAAAAGAGGGCGTCTTGCACGTCAATAGCCTCGAATTACCACCCTTCAGCTACAAGACAACGGACGGCTATACCGGTTTTGAAACAGAACTCATCACCATGCTGGCTAACGATTTAGGACTGAAAACCGACTTTTCGCCCATGTTGCTCGATACCATCGCCAACGATTTGAAAGAAGGCCGCGTTGACGCCGCGATTGGCGGCTTAGAGATTACCAGCACCCGCGAAAATCAAGTGGGTTTTACCCGTCCCTTTTTGTGCGCTGGGATGTCGGTGGTGTCACGTGACCCGGCCATTCAGACCCGCTTTGATTTAGAAAATAAGACTGTTGGGGTACTTTCTGGCAGCACCATTCAGTCTTTTGTCCAAAAACTACCGTTTCCCAAAAAAGCCGTAGTATTTGCCACGGTCAACGACCTGATCTATGCCATTGCCACCGGCAAGGTGGACGCCACACTAAGCTATAAGGTGTCGGGGCCGATTATGATGAAACTTTATCCCAAAGCTGGCTTTCTCTACGGCCCAGTACAGTGGAGCATTCCAATTGGCGCGATGCTGTCCGACGGCGACAACAGCTTGAGACTGGCCCTCAACGGCGCACTGGCAAAGTCCATGCAAGATGGCCGCTACGCGCAGCTGAGCACCAAATATTTTGGCGAAAATCTGCGCTGCAAAGCCTAAGTTTTTCTTTGTCAGAGGTGGTGGGCTTAAGCCCTAGCGCGGCTGGGCGAAAGCCGCTTGGACACTCCCTGCGCGTACTCCGACAGTTCAGCGAGCAGCGTCGGCACGTCGGAGCGCAGGTAAAACTGACCGCCCGGCAGCGGCAGCAAAGCCATAAAGGGAGCGCGGCACAGCGTCTCCAGAATCGAGCGCAGCTCGGCGGTGTTGACTCCGCTGCCGAGGCGCTCAGCCAAGCGGGACGGATCGACGATGCTGTGGGCAGGCTGCTGCGCCAAGGTGCCCAGCACGTAGCTAAAAGTGCCGCGCTGCACCAGATGGGCGCTGACCAACTCGGCGAGGCTGGCCACGCTATCGAGATCAAAGCTGGAGGTGTTCCAGTAACCGCGCAAATCGATGGGAGTCAGCGGCGCGAGGCGGGCATGTTCGAGGAGTGCGCCAAGGGCTTCACGGGTAAAGCGCGGCGCGGCGGTGGACAGGTCTTTTTCCCAGGTCAGCAGGGCGCGGTAAGTGCTTTGCTGGAAAGCCGGATGCTGCTGCTCGGCTTCGCTGAGGGCCAGCACCACGTCGTAGCCGTGTGAGCCCAGATCGGCCCTGAGCCGCACCGGGCCAGCTTCCGCGCCGCCGAGGTACTCGACTTGGTAGCCAGTCAGGCGGGCCAGCTCACCGAGCTGATCGGCCAGCGTCTCTAAAGCCGCCAACTCGGGCGCGGCGGAAGACGCCAACTTGGGGGCCGCGCCCGAAGCGCTTGGGCGCAGCGGCTCTGGACGTTTGGTTTCGGAGCGTTTGGGTTCAGCTGCCCTCTCGGAGGGCGTTTGGCTGCTGGCCTGAGGTTCACCGGACGGCCCCGCGTAGCGGCCCACACCCACTTTCACCCCCGAATCGCGGCGTGCGGGCTCAGTGTGAAGAGACTCGGCGTGAACTTGCACTGCTTTGTTTTCAGGCAGGTCTGTTGTCTTGCCTGAGCGCTGCTCTTCT
Coding sequences:
- a CDS encoding substrate-binding periplasmic protein, with protein sequence MILPLAQARTLKDIKKEGVLHVNSLELPPFSYKTTDGYTGFETELITMLANDLGLKTDFSPMLLDTIANDLKEGRVDAAIGGLEITSTRENQVGFTRPFLCAGMSVVSRDPAIQTRFDLENKTVGVLSGSTIQSFVQKLPFPKKAVVFATVNDLIYAIATGKVDATLSYKVSGPIMMKLYPKAGFLYGPVQWSIPIGAMLSDGDNSLRLALNGALAKSMQDGRYAQLSTKYFGENLRCKA